The segment TTTCATCGGGAGGCTGGGTCGAGTATGCACGCAAGATCGAACAAGCAGGAGCCGATGCGCTGGAGTTGAACTGCTATTATCTCCCTACGGAAATGGATGTGAGCAGCGCCGAACTGGAAGATGTATATGCTGATCTGATCAATGCGGTCCGCTCCACCATCACGATCCCGCTGGCCCTGAAGCTCAGCTCATTTTTTACGGCGCTCCCCCACGCAGCGCGACGTTTTGTTGAGGTGGGAGCGGATGCGCTGGTCTTGTTTAACCGCTTTTATCAGCCCGATCTGGATTGTGAGGCATTGGAGGTCGTTCCCAATCTTGAACTGAGCACCTCGCATGATTTGCGCTTGCCCCTGCGCTGGATCGCCATTCTCTATGGCCGCCTGGATGTCGATTTCGCGCTGACCAGCGGCGTGCATTCAGCGACGGATGTTCTCAAGGCCGTCATGGCGGGGGCGAATGCCACAATGATGGCTTCTGAATTACTAGCACATGGGGTTGATCGCCTGACGGCTATTGCCGCTGATCTCCGCCAGTGGATGGAGGCGCACGAATACGAGTCTATCGTCTCTATGCGCGGAAGCATGAGCCAGCGCGCGGTAGCTGACCCAGCCGCCTTTGAACGTGCCCATTACCTGAAAGCGCTCAATTCCCTGGATCGTGCGCTCCCATAAAACGAGCTGCTTTTCAGGGAGGCGCCTTTGCTCATTCTTTAACGGTTTTGTTACGCCGAGCAATACGCCTAATAACATATCTCCTGTATGCTTGGGTCTAAACGAACTGAATGAGCAAAGGCGCTGGACTTCGAGGGAGTTCTCTATGAATGTTGAAGAATATGGCATGTATGTATGGAGAGCGGGAGATATTGCTCCCGCAGGAACGTATTTGCGCGTTGATAACAACTCCTTTCGAGTCGTCGTGCTGGAACAGGAAGGCAGACTCCCGGCAAGCTACGACGGACATATCGCCCTCTATTGCCGGGCACCTGTTATGGACTTGGTGAACGCGCAGTTTGAGAGTAATCATGTTTCGAGCAGGAGCCAGCAAGCCAGATGAACAGGGTGGAGCATCCCGTTACTCACGCGCTCAGTTTGGGCAGACGAATCATCTCACCTCGCCAGAACTCTGGCACCAGCACCTGCTTCGCCAAACGAGTGGACTCAACCCCATTTGTGCAGTTGGTCGTGTGATCTGGCTGGTAATCAACTGCTGGATGATTTGAGGTTATGTCATCCTCACCTACCCGGCTTTGGTAGGCGAGGATGTCGGGTGTTCTGAATAGATTGTTGAGTTATGGGCGGCTTGCAGCCATTTCTTTTGCTGAGGTGCTTTGGGCTCCTGATTTCTTGAGCAACTGGACCAGGCTGGTCAGCGATGCTTTCGCATCGCCGAAGATCATCATCGTTTTCTGATCATAGAAAAGTTCGTTATCCTCTCCGGCAAAGCCTGGGGACAAACTGCGCTTCAAGACCATGACCGTATGCGCCTGGTCGGCGTTGAGAATGGGCATGCCGTAGAGCGGACTCTCTTTCTTGTACCGCGCGGCGGGGTTCACCACGTCATTGGCGCCAATGACCAGCGCCACATCGGTATTCTGAAAATCATCATTGACGCGTTCAGGCTCACAGAGCAGATCATAGGGAACATTGGCTTCCGCCAGCAGCACATTCATATGGCCCGGCATGCGCCCGGCCACCGGGTGGATGGCATAGCGCACGGTCGCGCCGCGCTCAAGCAGTAATGTCGCCAGTTCCTGTACGGCGTGCTGGGCCTGGGCGACGGCCATGCCGTAGCCGGGGATCATGATCACCGATTGGGCGTTCTCCAGGATATAGGCGGCGTCCTCTGGCGTATAGCGCATGACCGT is part of the Ktedonobacterales bacterium genome and harbors:
- a CDS encoding dihydroorotate dehydrogenase-like protein, with protein sequence MKTPDLTTTYLGLHLKNPLVVSASPLSKKLSTVRRLEEAGAAAIVLYSLFEEQITHESHALDYYLNLGSHSHAEALSYFPDLDRYNLEPGAYLDHLQRIKEAVQIPVIGSLNGISSGGWVEYARKIEQAGADALELNCYYLPTEMDVSSAELEDVYADLINAVRSTITIPLALKLSSFFTALPHAARRFVEVGADALVLFNRFYQPDLDCEALEVVPNLELSTSHDLRLPLRWIAILYGRLDVDFALTSGVHSATDVLKAVMAGANATMMASELLAHGVDRLTAIAADLRQWMEAHEYESIVSMRGSMSQRAVADPAAFERAHYLKALNSLDRALP